Proteins encoded within one genomic window of Malaclemys terrapin pileata isolate rMalTer1 chromosome 22, rMalTer1.hap1, whole genome shotgun sequence:
- the TMEM222 gene encoding transmembrane protein 222: MAEAEGKMKQFNGGGGAGLEPERGRFPYCVVWTPIPVLTWLFPIIGHMGICTSTGVIRDFAGPYYVSEDNMAFGKPVKYWKLDPTKVYSSGPNAWDTAVHDASEEYKHRMHNLCCDNCHSHVALALNLMRYDNSSSWNMVKLCFLSLLYGKYVSIGGFMKTWLPFVLFLGVILTVILTLHLR, translated from the exons ATGGCGGAAGCGGAGGGGAAGATGAAGCAGTTCAATGGAggcgggggggccgggctggagcccgagcgGGGCCGCTTCCCCTACTGCGTGGTGTGGACGCCAATCCCCGTGCTGAC ATGGCTCTTCCCTATCATCGGCCACATGGGTATCTGTACATCGACTGGAGTCATTCGGGACTTTGCGGGTCCTTACTACGTCTCT GAAGACAACATGGCGTTTGGGAAGCCGGTGAA GTACTGGAAACTGGATCCAACCAAAGTGTACTCCAGCGGTCCCAATGCTTGGGATACAGCTGTGCATGACGCctctgaggagtacaagcatcgCATG CATAATCTTTGCTGTGACAACTGCCACTCCCACGTGGCTCTGGCCTTAAACCTGATGAGATATGATAACAGCAGCTCCTGGAACATGGTCAAACtttgcttcctctccctcctgtATGGGAAGTATGTAAG caTAGGGGGATTCATGAAGACCTGGCTTCCCTTTGTCCTTTTCTTGGGGGTGATCCTGACGGTCATTCTGACCCTTCACTTGCGGTGA